The window ATTTGGCAGATGATCAGGCGGCGTTGCGGCTTCCGAGCACTTCGCCTACACGCTCCTGCGCCTTGAATTCCTCGACCCCGTCGACGGCCGCGACTTCGCGGGTCAGGCGTTCAAGTGCGGCTTCGTAGAGCTGACGCTCCGAATAGGACTGTTCGCGCTGGTCGTCGTTGCGGTGCAGGTCGCGCACAACCTCGGCGATGGAAATGAGGTCGCCTGAATTGATCTTCTGTTCGTATTCCTGCGCGCGACGGGACCACATGGCGCGTTTCACGCGGGCACGGCCCTTGAGGGT of the Algicella marina genome contains:
- a CDS encoding CarD family transcriptional regulator, which encodes MSKSKKTAEFRPNDFVVYPAHGVGQIVSIEQQDVAGITLEMFVITFDKDKMTLRVPTAKASSVGMRSLSSPDIVGKAMDTLKGRARVKRAMWSRRAQEYEQKINSGDLISIAEVVRDLHRNDDQREQSYSERQLYEAALERLTREVAAVDGVEEFKAQERVGEVLGSRNAA